The Sporomusa termitida genome has a window encoding:
- a CDS encoding flavodoxin family protein codes for MKVVAFNGSPRVNGNTAQGITIVLAELKKAGIETEMIQLGGRKVFGCLACGKCWETKNNRCIRQDDEMNAFIEKIQAADGIIIGSPTYFSNVSPEVKALIDRCGFVAKANGGDLLRGKVGAAVVSVRRAGSTFTYAAINFFFGIAEMVIPSSSYWNMTLALEPGDIQKDEEGIQTFQTLGRNMAGVLQKLNS; via the coding sequence ATGAAAGTAGTTGCTTTTAACGGCAGTCCGCGGGTGAATGGCAATACTGCGCAGGGGATTACCATTGTGCTTGCGGAATTAAAAAAGGCAGGGATTGAAACTGAGATGATTCAGCTTGGCGGCCGCAAGGTTTTTGGCTGCCTGGCCTGTGGTAAGTGCTGGGAAACCAAGAACAACCGCTGTATTCGGCAGGATGATGAGATGAATGCCTTCATTGAAAAGATTCAGGCAGCTGACGGCATTATTATTGGGTCCCCCACTTATTTTAGCAATGTTTCACCGGAAGTGAAGGCCCTGATTGATCGCTGTGGCTTTGTCGCCAAGGCCAATGGCGGCGATCTGCTCCGGGGGAAAGTCGGTGCGGCCGTGGTTTCCGTCCGGCGGGCCGGTTCCACGTTCACCTATGCGGCCATAAATTTCTTTTTTGGCATTGCCGAAATGGTTATTCCCAGTTCCAGCTACTGGAATATGACCTTGGCCCTGGAGCCGGGTGACATTCAAAAAGATGAGGAGGGGATACAAACCTTCCAGACACTGGGCAGGAATATGGCGGGTGTGCTGCAAAAACTCAATAGTTAA
- a CDS encoding glycosyltransferase family 1 protein, whose protein sequence is MQPVIIYPPTIDWDYLHQRPQQILKALAGLDCICIFCNVNLYKRHPGGIIQLKENLLLANGWDFTAAVKWARSNYPGLPITAYFTYPAHITPIQSAKPDLIIFDSVDEPAGEFISWLPDYARALQQANVVTATACSLVSRAKSIVTKEVHLLPNGCDYEHFKTAQQRHDIHCLPFTGSKPIIGYIGAIAPWLDMQLVNSLARCLPDYEFVFIGSLLYQNTIAFPNRNMHYLHHQAYAELPRYLSNFNYSLIPFKLTEMTRGVNPVKFWEYLAGGIPILSTPLPEIPPEYVTFITEAMLPGFSPAADEKKRAAGIQFACENSWTVRARKLRKIMVTELEYG, encoded by the coding sequence ATGCAGCCTGTTATTATCTATCCGCCAACCATCGACTGGGACTATCTGCACCAACGCCCGCAACAAATACTGAAAGCCCTGGCGGGGCTTGACTGCATCTGCATTTTTTGCAATGTAAACCTGTATAAGCGTCACCCTGGCGGTATTATCCAGCTTAAAGAAAACCTGCTGCTGGCCAATGGCTGGGATTTTACTGCAGCCGTCAAGTGGGCCCGGAGCAATTACCCCGGCCTTCCAATCACGGCCTATTTCACCTATCCGGCGCATATCACGCCAATCCAGTCGGCCAAGCCTGACCTGATTATCTTTGATTCTGTAGATGAACCGGCCGGCGAATTCATTTCCTGGCTCCCGGACTATGCCCGGGCGCTACAACAGGCGAATGTGGTCACGGCCACGGCCTGCTCGCTTGTCAGCAGGGCCAAATCTATCGTCACCAAAGAAGTCCATTTGCTTCCTAATGGCTGTGATTACGAACATTTTAAAACTGCGCAGCAACGCCACGACATCCATTGCCTGCCCTTCACCGGCAGTAAGCCGATTATCGGCTATATCGGCGCCATCGCCCCCTGGCTGGATATGCAACTGGTCAATTCCCTGGCCAGATGCCTGCCTGATTATGAGTTCGTGTTTATTGGTTCGTTATTGTACCAAAATACAATAGCCTTTCCCAATCGCAATATGCACTATCTGCACCATCAGGCTTATGCTGAGCTGCCCCGCTATCTGAGTAATTTTAATTACAGTCTGATCCCGTTTAAGCTTACGGAAATGACCAGAGGGGTCAATCCGGTAAAGTTCTGGGAATATCTTGCCGGCGGTATCCCGATTTTGAGCACCCCGTTGCCGGAAATACCGCCTGAATATGTTACGTTCATCACTGAGGCTATGCTGCCAGGGTTTTCACCGGCGGCAGATGAAAAAAAACGGGCTGCCGGAATTCAGTTCGCCTGTGAAAACTCCTGGACAGTCCGGGCCCGTAAGCTGCGCAAAATTATGGTCACTGAGTTGGAATATGGCTAA
- a CDS encoding methylated-DNA--[protein]-cysteine S-methyltransferase, protein MSLYFYQTDIGQIGIREQAGSITQLYFAGDQVPAACTLSETPVQREAARQLSSYLAGSLAEFTLPLAPAGTVFMQQVWTRLCEIPYGTTASYQDIAVKIGKPQAARAVGLANHRNPIPIFIPCHRVIGANGSLTGYRGGLDLKQRLLALEQGRIVERSDYIGK, encoded by the coding sequence GTGTCTTTATATTTTTATCAAACCGATATCGGACAAATTGGTATCCGCGAACAGGCGGGCAGCATTACGCAGCTTTATTTTGCCGGCGACCAGGTACCGGCGGCTTGCACGCTATCGGAAACACCGGTGCAGAGAGAGGCCGCCCGGCAATTATCCAGTTATCTCGCCGGCTCACTCGCAGAGTTTACGCTGCCGCTGGCCCCGGCCGGCACTGTTTTTATGCAACAGGTCTGGACCCGGCTGTGTGAGATCCCGTACGGCACAACCGCTTCTTATCAGGATATTGCTGTAAAAATTGGTAAGCCGCAAGCAGCCCGGGCAGTGGGGCTTGCCAACCACCGCAATCCTATTCCGATTTTTATTCCCTGTCACCGGGTGATTGGTGCCAATGGTTCCCTGACCGGCTACCGGGGCGGACTTGACCTTAAGCAAAGACTGCTGGCGCTGGAACAGGGCAGAATTGTCGAAAGGAGTGACTATATCGGTAAATGA
- a CDS encoding tripartite tricarboxylate transporter substrate binding protein: protein MVLVLVGCSDIQTQTIPVSKAAKFPEKPITVIVPFAVGGGLDLTARSLEKFAPQYLGQPLTVVNRPGGAGTIGWNELAGANTDGYTLGITGIDMLLLPLYGSVKYNYPTALSPIVQVAATPMVLAVQTNKPWQTLDELIDYAKQHPGELKFGHGGIGSFPHLLGEMFAQTAKITIDQVPFSGASEATAALLGGHVHLSFVNPMVIREHVKNSTIKILAVTGEQRIDDAVLSQAPTFKEQGLDITLTNWYGIAIPKETPPAIKNKLAEGFKAMISDPEFIKNMNNIGLPIQYLGPQETQDKWLADSQKLTSTLEDTGILEKIKNQRK from the coding sequence ATGGTATTAGTATTGGTAGGTTGTAGCGATATACAAACACAAACTATCCCGGTCAGCAAAGCTGCTAAATTTCCCGAAAAACCAATTACTGTTATTGTGCCGTTCGCCGTAGGCGGAGGCCTGGATTTAACAGCCCGCTCATTAGAAAAATTTGCACCCCAATACTTAGGCCAACCGCTGACAGTCGTCAATCGCCCGGGAGGAGCAGGTACTATCGGCTGGAATGAATTGGCCGGAGCAAATACGGATGGCTATACCCTTGGCATAACAGGTATTGATATGCTGTTGCTGCCACTATATGGATCTGTTAAATACAATTATCCAACTGCACTATCGCCCATTGTACAAGTTGCAGCAACACCAATGGTCCTGGCAGTCCAAACGAACAAACCCTGGCAAACACTTGATGAATTAATAGATTATGCCAAGCAGCATCCAGGGGAACTAAAATTTGGCCATGGTGGTATTGGCTCATTTCCGCATCTGCTCGGTGAGATGTTTGCCCAAACGGCCAAGATTACTATCGATCAGGTTCCCTTTTCCGGCGCAAGTGAAGCTACCGCTGCTTTATTAGGGGGACATGTGCACCTTAGTTTTGTCAATCCGATGGTAATTAGAGAACATGTCAAAAACAGTACCATTAAAATCTTAGCGGTAACAGGGGAACAACGAATAGACGATGCTGTGTTGTCGCAGGCACCTACCTTTAAAGAGCAGGGATTAGACATTACTCTAACTAACTGGTATGGCATAGCGATACCTAAAGAAACGCCGCCGGCAATAAAAAACAAATTGGCGGAAGGATTTAAAGCTATGATTTCCGATCCCGAATTTATCAAAAATATGAACAATATCGGACTTCCTATTCAATATTTAGGACCACAGGAAACACAAGACAAATGGCTGGCCGATAGTCAAAAACTCACATCAACCTTAGAAGATACCGGCATTCTTGAAAAAATCAAAAATCAACGTAAATAG
- a CDS encoding tripartite tricarboxylate transporter permease: protein MEILDLLLQGLSVSLVPANLMACTIGVIIGTLVGVLPGIDTISTIALLLPFSYTMGSTAALIMFAGIYYGSKYGGSTTSILLNVPGEAASVVTCLDGYPMAQRGRAGAALSVSAIGSFIASTIGVIGLTLFAPPLAQAALAFGPPEYFALALVGIIILTNLTGTSTLKSMMMVSTGIMLGTVGLDSLSGISRLTMGVPELDRGFELSILAMGIFGIGEILTVMTKPTTPPTLPSIKLRDLYPTKEEWRRSVPPMFRGGVIGFLVGLLPGPAATISSFASYAMEKRLSKNPAEFGQGAIEGVAGPEAANNSAVSATMIPLLSLGLPFSGATAILLSGFMIHGITPGPALITEQPGMFWGLIASMYIGNILLLIINLPLIGVFVQMLKTPLNILMPLIALLTLTGAYSINNSMSDLVLIVICGIIGFFLRRTGFEPGPLLIGVILGPSLEQGLVRGLIICDGDIWAMITRPISSLLLTIGALVILYNLTSWLIKSNKRRREGSC, encoded by the coding sequence ATGGAAATCTTAGACCTGTTGCTGCAAGGCTTATCAGTCAGCCTCGTTCCCGCCAATTTAATGGCCTGCACGATTGGGGTTATTATCGGGACGCTGGTGGGGGTATTACCGGGAATTGACACAATCAGCACAATTGCCCTGCTGCTGCCTTTTAGCTATACCATGGGCAGCACGGCGGCCTTAATCATGTTTGCCGGCATCTATTACGGCTCAAAGTATGGCGGGTCAACAACCTCTATTCTGCTCAATGTTCCCGGCGAGGCGGCATCAGTGGTCACCTGTCTGGATGGCTATCCGATGGCCCAGCGGGGGCGGGCCGGGGCGGCTCTTTCCGTATCGGCAATTGGCTCTTTTATTGCCAGTACCATCGGTGTAATTGGCTTAACCCTGTTTGCCCCGCCGTTAGCACAGGCGGCACTCGCCTTCGGTCCGCCGGAATACTTTGCCCTGGCCCTTGTTGGCATCATCATTTTAACTAATCTTACCGGCACTTCCACCCTCAAGTCGATGATGATGGTCAGCACCGGCATTATGCTCGGCACCGTCGGCCTGGACAGCCTATCCGGCATCAGCCGTCTTACCATGGGGGTGCCTGAACTTGACCGGGGGTTTGAATTATCGATTCTGGCCATGGGGATATTCGGCATCGGCGAGATTCTTACGGTAATGACAAAACCCACCACACCGCCCACCCTGCCCTCCATAAAGCTGCGGGACCTATACCCGACCAAAGAAGAATGGCGGCGTTCCGTCCCCCCCATGTTCCGCGGCGGTGTCATCGGGTTTCTGGTTGGTTTACTGCCCGGTCCGGCGGCCACCATCTCCAGCTTCGCCTCGTACGCCATGGAAAAACGCCTCAGCAAAAATCCGGCTGAATTTGGCCAGGGGGCGATTGAGGGGGTCGCCGGACCGGAAGCCGCCAATAACTCTGCTGTTTCCGCCACCATGATCCCCTTATTGTCGCTGGGACTGCCGTTCTCCGGCGCTACCGCCATCTTGCTCAGCGGCTTTATGATTCATGGCATTACCCCTGGTCCGGCCTTAATAACCGAACAGCCCGGCATGTTTTGGGGGTTAATTGCCAGTATGTACATTGGCAATATACTGCTTTTAATCATTAACCTGCCATTAATTGGCGTTTTTGTCCAGATGCTCAAAACACCCCTTAATATCCTCATGCCGCTGATTGCCTTATTGACCCTCACCGGGGCATATTCCATCAATAACAGCATGTCCGATCTGGTATTAATCGTAATCTGCGGCATCATCGGCTTCTTTTTGCGGCGGACAGGTTTTGAGCCAGGCCCCCTGCTGATCGGTGTAATCCTGGGGCCAAGCCTGGAACAGGGCTTAGTACGCGGCTTAATCATCTGCGACGGCGATATCTGGGCAATGATTACCCGGCCAATTTCCAGCCTCCTGCTGACAATAGGGGCTTTGGTCATCCTCTATAATCTAACCAGCTGGCTTATCAAAAGCAATAAGCGGCGAAGGGAGGGAAGCTGTTAA
- a CDS encoding tripartite tricarboxylate transporter TctB family protein translates to MAERIVTLCFLLGSSIYLFGAQQLTFGTIDSPKSGFLPNLAGLAGIVLAIVLLIVNRQCLSKPVKQDMVDWTKFIFVIIGLIVYITVLNIIGYLAAAFIFLLYLFKVADTGGWLVPVAMAGSCSVIFYLVFGYYLAVTLP, encoded by the coding sequence ATGGCTGAACGAATAGTTACCCTGTGTTTTTTGCTGGGAAGCAGTATTTATCTGTTTGGTGCTCAACAACTGACTTTTGGCACTATCGATTCCCCCAAATCCGGATTTCTCCCGAATCTGGCAGGTTTAGCCGGTATTGTGCTGGCCATTGTCCTGCTTATCGTAAACCGGCAATGCCTGAGTAAGCCGGTAAAACAGGATATGGTCGACTGGACTAAATTCATCTTTGTTATTATTGGCCTGATCGTTTACATTACAGTCCTGAATATTATCGGTTATCTGGCGGCGGCGTTTATCTTTCTGCTCTATTTGTTTAAAGTGGCCGATACCGGCGGCTGGCTGGTGCCGGTTGCCATGGCCGGCAGCTGCTCGGTTATATTCTATCTTGTATTTGGTTACTATTTAGCAGTTACTCTGCCATAG
- a CDS encoding ATP-binding protein: MKRINLTTKLNFKIVFVVLLLMITVTAYNHWLYVQEENDKNITLLMSITEFLVQKKPAGSFADIAAQQVSPLQPAQEQVLAINRQLHPLLNEIFVPLDIIKFGYYARQYDCIVAIGPQLDTSLLIGISPCKLRQINESNTELLIKNKSSVVWHGANSLAYVKPISENGVIIGHAFASINQDAVYSVLWRRTISTFLGAFLMVLVCVAVFRELFVKLKKDLRTFAESILDGRTYNYKSEIEEFTPILKYISEQTEKMTKLDRLNIIGEMAAGIAHEIRNPMTTVRGFLQFLSIKNEFIKQKENFDLMIDELDRANSIITEFLSLAKNKNMEFSYINLNTIIHDIYPLLQADAMRNNCEIKVILDDIPSVSADQSSIRQLILNLVRNGIDAMPKSGIINIYTEAVDSKVLLSIQDCGVGIPPEIREKLGTPFFTTKEQGTGLGLAICYQIIQRHSATLSIESSPGKGTTFTIGFKQS, translated from the coding sequence ATGAAAAGAATCAATCTAACGACAAAACTGAACTTTAAGATAGTTTTTGTTGTTTTGTTGTTAATGATCACTGTTACCGCTTATAATCATTGGCTCTACGTACAAGAGGAGAACGATAAGAATATCACATTGCTGATGTCCATTACGGAGTTTCTTGTCCAGAAAAAGCCCGCCGGTTCCTTTGCAGATATTGCCGCCCAACAGGTTAGCCCCCTGCAACCGGCCCAGGAGCAGGTGTTAGCTATCAACCGGCAGCTCCACCCCCTGCTAAACGAAATATTTGTGCCTTTAGATATCATTAAATTTGGTTATTATGCCCGTCAGTATGACTGTATTGTTGCCATTGGGCCACAATTAGACACATCATTACTTATCGGTATCAGCCCTTGCAAGCTGCGACAAATCAACGAATCCAATACTGAACTGCTGATAAAAAACAAAAGCTCAGTCGTTTGGCATGGCGCCAACTCCCTTGCCTATGTTAAACCGATTAGCGAAAATGGGGTTATTATTGGTCATGCCTTCGCCTCGATCAATCAGGATGCCGTTTACTCCGTACTTTGGCGGCGGACAATTAGTACCTTTTTAGGTGCGTTTCTCATGGTATTAGTCTGTGTCGCCGTGTTTCGCGAGTTGTTTGTAAAATTAAAAAAAGATTTGCGCACATTTGCCGAATCGATCCTTGACGGCCGTACTTATAATTATAAAAGTGAAATTGAGGAATTCACCCCGATTCTAAAATACATCAGTGAACAAACAGAAAAAATGACAAAACTGGACAGATTGAATATCATTGGTGAAATGGCCGCAGGGATTGCCCATGAAATCCGCAACCCAATGACAACCGTCCGGGGGTTTTTACAGTTTCTCAGTATCAAAAATGAATTTATAAAACAAAAGGAAAATTTCGACCTGATGATTGATGAGCTGGACCGTGCCAACAGTATTATTACGGAGTTTTTGTCACTTGCCAAAAATAAGAACATGGAATTCAGCTACATAAACTTAAATACGATTATCCATGATATTTACCCGCTCCTGCAGGCCGATGCCATGCGGAATAATTGCGAGATTAAGGTCATTTTGGACGATATACCCAGTGTGTCTGCAGACCAAAGCAGTATACGCCAGCTTATTTTAAATCTGGTAAGAAACGGGATTGATGCAATGCCTAAAAGCGGTATCATTAACATCTACACAGAAGCAGTTGACTCGAAGGTATTATTGTCCATCCAGGATTGTGGCGTCGGTATTCCCCCTGAAATCAGGGAAAAGCTGGGAACCCCCTTCTTTACGACCAAAGAACAGGGCACCGGCTTGGGTCTGGCGATTTGTTACCAGATTATCCAGCGCCATTCTGCCACATTAAGTATTGAAAGCAGCCCGGGAAAGGGGACAACCTTTACCATCGGCTTCAAGCAGTCCTGA
- a CDS encoding DUF1638 domain-containing protein, translated as MKLGILACSIYQPELEVVLAQIRRDRLFACELVVTYLPLKLHSNLKHLKAAIITALAEIAADRLILLYGSKCHPEFDDFLQKYQLGRVCSG; from the coding sequence GTGAAACTAGGCATTCTGGCATGCAGCATCTATCAGCCGGAGTTAGAAGTAGTTCTGGCGCAAATAAGACGAGACAGACTATTTGCTTGTGAGTTGGTGGTTACTTATTTACCATTAAAACTGCATTCCAATTTAAAACATTTAAAAGCAGCGATCATTACAGCTTTGGCTGAGATAGCGGCAGACCGCCTTATCCTGCTTTATGGCTCTAAATGTCACCCGGAGTTTGATGATTTTTTACAAAAGTATCAGTTAGGCCGGGTTTGTTCAGGCTAA
- a CDS encoding TMEM165/GDT1 family protein: MTAFLTSLVFVVLAEMGDKTQLLAMAFATRYCWRTVMWGVFAATILNHLFAVVVGSYLTYFIPMNYIQLAAAASFIIFGLWTIRGDELNGEDKACKRTPFWTVAIAFFIAEMGDKTQLATVALAAQFNAIIPVWLGTTTGMMVADGIGIIIGIVLGKRIPERAVKWFAAIVFIGFGLFGLYEYLPGQYLTPATITGTIAILLLLIYLIARMGGDTTKLPPKLSPEE, from the coding sequence ATGACAGCATTTTTAACTTCACTTGTCTTTGTAGTACTGGCAGAGATGGGTGATAAAACACAGCTTCTGGCTATGGCCTTTGCCACCCGCTACTGCTGGCGGACAGTCATGTGGGGCGTATTCGCCGCGACCATACTCAATCATTTGTTTGCCGTGGTTGTCGGCAGCTACCTGACCTATTTTATTCCCATGAATTACATCCAGCTTGCCGCCGCTGCCTCTTTTATTATCTTCGGTTTGTGGACAATCCGTGGTGATGAACTCAACGGCGAGGACAAAGCCTGTAAACGCACTCCCTTTTGGACAGTAGCCATTGCCTTCTTTATCGCCGAAATGGGAGACAAAACACAGCTGGCCACAGTGGCATTAGCCGCTCAATTTAATGCGATTATCCCGGTATGGCTGGGAACAACTACCGGCATGATGGTTGCCGACGGCATTGGGATCATAATTGGCATTGTGCTGGGGAAAAGAATCCCGGAACGGGCCGTAAAGTGGTTTGCCGCCATTGTCTTTATCGGCTTTGGCCTTTTTGGCCTTTACGAATATTTGCCTGGTCAGTATTTAACCCCGGCAACAATCACCGGCACCATCGCCATCCTCTTGCTTCTGATCTACCTGATAGCCCGCATGGGCGGCGATACAACCAAGCTCCCGCCCAAGCTTTCACCTGAAGAATAG
- a CDS encoding EAL domain-containing protein, which yields MWLDKTLSRILLALLIFVAGLILAVGIITKKFEVNLYDYRRQELKRISEVARNSIEPVIAQYRTGELSREAVLHKVRDRVRTMTYSDIFGANYVFMSSYQGVMLVQPFESGLEGSDQSQLTDAQGYPILLSLIEQARQGAGYVTYFYHPPGRAQPQQKVSYVVGIPELEAYIGTGMYVEDIQTSYQEFLIQLQGIFLFFFLLVMGAQYTLLQPLFSSYQLLIQAFDRFKRNSGEAPLLAAATYRQGSEAERLITGFNAMLAEMWAKNTAMLQAHAELTQSHEELTAGNEELIALYTELTAANELLRTSEERYRLAMEGVNDVIYDWDLRTNKIALSERWNNILGLSAVEGVDIRLGWETRIHPEDKVIREQAMADHFTGKTPFYAAEYRVRNQNGEYFWVLSRGKALLNGNGSVIRLAGSFTDINEHKRREAEIWRLAYRDPLTGLANRRLLTERLRSELLLAQNGQGSGTMLYLDLDNFKFVNDSCGHMQGDQLLIEVAGTLVQLVGEDHLVARLGGDEFVVLLTNISETTVVSQYAATLIKALSKEVNLCAHPFFLSVSIGIACYPRNGTEVDEILKNADTALYAAKNAGRNDYRFFENSMQENLIQKLKMERSLRTALSNEEFLLYFQPIVQLATGRVAGFEALLRWHNPHRGLIFPDKFIPLVEESGLIVPIGKWVIQAACAFARRLADMTVDQPIYVAVNVSVKQLACDDFVQVVKAALQAAVLPANRLEIEITETILMNSDCLASNIAKLKELKAIGVRIALDDFGTGYSSLTYLKQLPIDVVKIDKGFVDDLATSGNNVPLIGSIIALAHNLGLEVVAEGVETKEQCELLQIWRCDSIQGYLISRPVPEAEALRLVNKDNLA from the coding sequence ATGTGGTTAGACAAAACCCTGAGCAGAATTTTACTGGCACTATTGATCTTTGTGGCTGGGTTAATACTGGCTGTCGGAATTATTACAAAAAAATTTGAAGTGAATCTCTATGATTACCGGCGGCAAGAGCTTAAGCGTATTAGTGAGGTCGCCCGCAATTCGATTGAGCCGGTTATTGCCCAGTACCGCACCGGGGAATTATCCCGGGAGGCAGTGTTACATAAAGTCCGCGATCGTGTCCGGACCATGACTTACAGCGATATATTTGGGGCAAACTACGTATTTATGAGCTCTTACCAGGGAGTAATGCTTGTACAGCCGTTTGAGTCCGGTCTGGAAGGCAGTGACCAAAGTCAGCTTACCGATGCGCAGGGTTACCCCATCCTCTTGTCGCTTATTGAACAGGCCCGCCAGGGGGCGGGGTATGTTACCTATTTTTATCATCCGCCCGGCCGGGCTCAACCACAGCAAAAGGTTTCTTATGTAGTAGGGATACCTGAGCTTGAAGCCTACATCGGCACAGGCATGTATGTGGAGGATATTCAAACAAGCTACCAGGAGTTTCTTATACAGCTCCAGGGCATATTCCTGTTTTTCTTTTTACTGGTAATGGGAGCGCAATATACGTTGCTGCAGCCGCTGTTTAGCAGCTATCAGCTGTTAATACAGGCTTTTGACCGGTTTAAGCGGAACTCTGGGGAAGCTCCCCTGCTTGCGGCTGCAACCTATCGTCAGGGCTCGGAAGCAGAGAGGCTGATTACCGGCTTCAATGCCATGCTGGCAGAAATGTGGGCCAAAAACACGGCCATGCTGCAGGCCCATGCAGAACTTACCCAAAGCCATGAAGAATTAACGGCCGGTAATGAGGAGCTGATTGCCTTATACACCGAATTGACAGCTGCTAATGAATTGCTCCGGACCAGCGAAGAACGTTATCGCCTGGCGATGGAAGGTGTCAATGACGTTATTTATGACTGGGATCTGCGTACCAATAAAATAGCGTTATCAGAACGCTGGAACAATATCCTGGGGCTGTCTGCCGTGGAGGGGGTTGACATCCGGCTAGGCTGGGAAACGAGGATACACCCGGAGGATAAAGTGATTCGGGAGCAGGCAATGGCTGATCATTTTACGGGAAAAACACCATTTTATGCTGCCGAATACCGGGTGAGGAACCAAAACGGGGAATATTTTTGGGTATTATCACGGGGGAAAGCTTTGCTGAACGGGAACGGCAGTGTAATCCGCCTGGCCGGATCATTCACAGATATTAATGAGCATAAACGGCGGGAGGCTGAAATCTGGCGTCTGGCTTACCGGGATCCATTAACCGGACTTGCTAACCGGCGGCTATTAACGGAACGTCTGCGCAGCGAACTGTTATTGGCGCAAAACGGTCAGGGAAGCGGTACCATGTTATATCTGGATCTCGATAATTTTAAGTTTGTTAACGATTCCTGTGGACATATGCAGGGTGACCAACTCCTGATTGAAGTGGCCGGCACCCTTGTACAACTTGTTGGGGAAGATCATCTGGTAGCCCGTTTGGGTGGTGATGAATTTGTGGTACTGCTGACAAATATAAGTGAGACCACCGTGGTATCCCAGTATGCGGCAACCCTTATCAAAGCCTTGTCCAAAGAAGTTAATCTGTGCGCCCACCCTTTTTTTCTTTCGGTCAGCATCGGCATTGCCTGTTATCCCCGTAACGGCACTGAAGTTGATGAAATACTCAAGAACGCCGATACAGCGCTTTATGCAGCTAAAAATGCCGGTAGGAACGACTACCGTTTCTTTGAAAACTCAATGCAGGAAAACCTGATTCAGAAGCTTAAAATGGAGCGCAGTTTGCGGACTGCGCTCAGCAATGAAGAGTTTCTGCTGTATTTTCAGCCAATCGTGCAGTTAGCCACCGGCCGGGTTGCCGGTTTTGAGGCGCTGTTACGCTGGCATAATCCCCACCGGGGCCTGATATTCCCGGACAAGTTTATCCCGTTAGTGGAAGAGTCAGGACTTATTGTTCCGATTGGCAAATGGGTTATCCAGGCGGCCTGTGCGTTTGCCCGCCGGCTGGCTGATATGACTGTTGACCAGCCTATTTATGTTGCTGTTAATGTTTCGGTAAAACAGCTGGCCTGTGATGATTTCGTCCAGGTGGTTAAGGCCGCCTTGCAGGCAGCGGTGCTGCCTGCTAATAGGCTGGAAATTGAGATTACGGAAACAATCCTGATGAATTCGGATTGTTTAGCGTCAAATATTGCAAAACTTAAGGAGTTAAAAGCTATTGGGGTTCGTATTGCCCTTGACGATTTTGGGACAGGCTATTCTTCATTGACCTACCTGAAACAATTACCTATTGATGTCGTCAAGATTGATAAGGGCTTTGTCGATGATTTGGCCACCAGCGGGAACAATGTTCCCCTGATTGGTTCCATCATTGCCCTGGCGCACAACCTGGGGCTTGAGGTTGTGGCGGAAGGCGTGGAAACCAAAGAACAATGTGAGCTGCTGCAAATCTGGCGCTGCGATTCGATCCAGGGGTACCTGATCAGCCGTCCTGTACCGGAGGCAGAGGCGTTGAGGCTAGTTAATAAAGACAACTTAGCTTGA
- a CDS encoding GNAT family N-acetyltransferase, which translates to MAEITIRSVYPEDLDRITAIEAVCFPPAEAAQREVFRERIAAFPESFLVAEAAGMMIGFINGCATNSAFIYDELFHSTEQHIPAGKNLAVFGLDVIPAYRRQGVASQLMQHFIQTARNTGRSSIILTCKERLVPYYESFGYVNNGVSQSVHGGSQWYDMTLVL; encoded by the coding sequence ATGGCCGAAATTACCATTAGAAGTGTTTATCCGGAGGATTTGGACCGGATAACGGCAATAGAAGCTGTCTGTTTCCCGCCTGCCGAAGCCGCCCAGCGGGAAGTATTCAGGGAACGGATCGCAGCCTTCCCTGAATCTTTCTTAGTAGCTGAAGCAGCTGGAATGATGATCGGGTTTATCAACGGCTGTGCCACCAACAGCGCCTTTATCTATGATGAACTTTTTCATAGCACTGAGCAGCATATACCGGCTGGGAAAAATCTGGCTGTTTTTGGACTGGACGTAATCCCCGCCTACCGCCGACAGGGCGTTGCGTCCCAGCTCATGCAGCATTTTATTCAGACTGCCAGAAATACCGGTCGCAGCAGCATTATTCTGACCTGTAAGGAGCGGTTAGTCCCTTATTACGAGTCGTTTGGCTATGTAAATAACGGAGTTTCCCAGTCCGTCCACGGTGGATCCCAGTGGTATGACATGACCCTGGTTCTCTGA